TCTCCTCTTCCTCGACGTGATGCTCGACCAGCTCCTGGAGCACCTTCACCTTCGCCCTGAACTGCTCGTCGGAGGGGTCCATGTCGAGCAGGTCCGCGATGACTCGCTTGGCCGCCAGATGCTCCTCCACGGCCTCCTGGAGCTTGTCCGCCGTGGGCCCGACGTAGACGCTGGGATAGAAGAGCTTCTCCTCGATGGTGGCGTGCGCCGCGAGGTTGTCCGCGATGCGCACGAACAGGTCCATCAGCAACTCTTCCTTGCCCTCACCGGCCTTCTCGAACTTCTCGAACAGTT
This genomic interval from Cystobacter ferrugineus contains the following:
- a CDS encoding hemerythrin domain-containing protein; this translates as MDAIELLTQQHREVEELFEKFEKAGEGKEELLMDLFVRIADNLAAHATIEEKLFYPSVYVGPTADKLQEAVEEHLAAKRVIADLLDMDPSDEQFRAKVKVLQELVEHHVEEEEKELFKQVKKLLTKEELTVMGEQLEAMFSELIQSQPRMQVPREIGEAAPLS